In Doryrhamphus excisus isolate RoL2022-K1 chromosome 7, RoL_Dexc_1.0, whole genome shotgun sequence, one genomic interval encodes:
- the ppm1db gene encoding protein phosphatase, Mg2+/Mn2+ dependent, 1Db: MDDAITFRMSAFSEQGGRKYMEDVVEIRIEYEPTPSRSEEYTKSHRHGEQDNAESDCSKQTESALSNVAAEPGPVSAMWVESLAGEDAGDHSAPSDGKVEGERVVDTRRSVAFFAVFDGHGGREAAHFAREHLWDLLKRQRGFWSKDHAEVCAALRKGFIACHHAMWKQLPEWPKTITGLPSTSGTTASVIVIRGVHMYVAHVGDSAVVVGVKENDSDITLQALEVTQDHKPELPKEKERIERLGGSVMKKSGVNRVVWKRPRLTHNGPVRRSTVIDQIPFLAVARSLGDLWSYDFYSGEFVVSPEPDTTVMTLDPKRHRYIILGSDGLWNMMPPKNAVNMCYNHDKMVGPKGMSCACRLGCTALLFWKERMLRADNTTVIVLALQERGGPSIPMHRDEIMVDMAQGIDHIPFPGTQYNIYEVPKVEREDGMFHEEDEIYGEEHEGWACLEW; this comes from the exons ATGGACGATGCAATAACATTCCGCATGAGTGCGTTTTCCGAGCAAGGAGGGAGGAAATACATGGAGGATGTTGTCGAGATAAGAATCGAGTACGAGCCGACGCCGTCGCGGAGTGAAGAATACACAAAGTCGCACCGACATGGAGAGCAGGACAACGCGGAGAGCGACTGCTCCAAACAGACCGAGAGCGCGCTCTCTAATGTGGCCGCCGAGCCTGGCCCGGTTTCGGCTATGTGGGTCGAGAGCCTCGCGGGCGAGGACGCCGGCGACCACAGCGCGCCATCAGACGGCAAAGTCGAGGGGGAGCGCGTCGTCGACACTCGGAGATCCGTGGCGTTTTTCGCCGTGTTTGACGGCCACGGCGGCCGGGAGGCTGCCCACTTCGCCAGGGAACATTTGTGGGATTTGCTAAAAAGGCAGAGGGGCTTTTGGTCCAAGGATCACGCTGAGGTCTGTGCCGCTCTTCGGAAAGGATTCATCGCCTGTCACCACGCAATGTGGAAACAGCTAC CGGAGTGGCCTAAAACCATCACAGGCCTGCCCAGCACGTCGGGCACGACAGCGAGTGTGATTGTGATCCGTGGCGTACACATGTATGTGGCCCACGTGGGAGATTCGGCAGTGGTGGTTGGAGTGAAAGAAAATGATTCGGACATCACACTCCAGGCGCTTGAAGTCACTCAAGACCACAAACCTGAACTTCCTAAAGAGAAGGAGAGGATCGAGCGACTGGGCGGCAG CGTGATGAAGAAATCCGGGGTGAACCGTGTGGTGTGGAAAAGACCTCGACTGACCCACAATGGACCCGTGAGGAGGAGTACAGTCATTGACCAGATCCCCTTCTTGGCGGTGGCGCGATCTCTTG GCGACTTGTGGAGCTACGACTTCTACAGCGGGGAGTTTGTGGTGTCACCAGAGCCCGACACCACCGTGATGACACTCGACCCCAAGCGCCATCGCTACATCATCCTTGGCAGTGACGGCCTATGGAACATGATGCCGCCTAAGAATGCGGTCAATATGTGTTACAACCATGACAAAATGGTG GGACCAAAGGGGATGTCTTGTGCCTGCCGGTTGGGGTGCACGGCGCTGCTTTTTTGGAAAGAGCGCATGCTTCGCGCAGACAACACGACGGTCATCGTCCTGGCGCTGCAGGAGCGTGGCGGTCCGAGCATCCCCATGCATCGAGATGAGATTATGGTGGACATGGCTCAGGGAATCGACCACATTCCCTTCCCGGGCACCCAGTACAACATATATGAGGTCCCAAAG GTGGAACGTGAGGATGGCATGTTTCATGAAGAAGATGAGATCTATGGAGAAGAACATGAAGGTTGGGCATGCCTGGAGTGGTAG